Within the Leptolyngbyaceae cyanobacterium genome, the region CAGTGCAAGAACAAGTGGATCTTGCCGTGGTAGTAACCCCTGCCCCAACCGTACCGGGAGTAATTAGCGAATGCGTAGATGCAGGCGTCAAAGGGGCAATTATCATCTCCGCCGGATTCAAAGAAGTTGGTGCTGCGGGAGTTGAATTAGAAAAGCAAGTTTTGGAACAAGCGCGACGGGGCAGAATGCGAATTATTGGCCCCAACTGCCTGGGGGTAATGAATCCGGTATCGGGACTAAACGCCACCTTTGCCAGTGCAATGGCGCGTCCCGGAAATGTTGGTTTCATCAGTCAAAGTGGCGCACTTTGCACGGCTATTCTGGATTGGAGTTTCCGGGAAAACGTTGGTTTTAGCGCCTTCGTTTCCATTGGTTCCATGCTAGATGTGGGTTGGGGCGACTTAATTTACTATTTGGGAGATGACCCCCATACCCAAAGCATCGTTATATATATGGAATCAATTGGTGATGCGAGTTCATTTCTCTCTGCCGCTAGGGAAGTTGCCCTCACCAAACCAATTATCGTAATTAAAGTAGGACAAACGGAAGCAGCCGCCAAAGCTGCCGCTTCTCACACGGGGGCGCTGACTGGTAGCGATGAGGTGCTAAACGCAGCTTTTCGGCGTAGTGGGGTGCTGCGGGTAAATAGCATTGATGATTTGTTCAATATGGCGGAAGTGTTGGCAAAACAACCCCGTCCGAAAGGAAAACGTCTGACTATTCTCACGAATGCCGGAGGGCCGGGAGTACTGGCGACGGATGCTTTAATTACTGGAGATGGTAAGTTAACTCCTTTGTCTGCGGAAACAGAAGAAAAGTTAAAACAAGTTTTACCTGCGGCGGCGAGTACTCATAATCCGATCGATATTTTAGGGGATGCGGAACCAGAACGGTATGCCAAAGCTTTAGAAATCGCGATTAAAGACCCCAATAGCGATGGAATGTTGGTAGTTTTGACGCCCCAAGCGATGTCTGACCCCACCAAGACAGCAGAACAGGTGGTACAAACATTAAAGCAAACTGCTATTCCAGGTAAACCTGTTTTAGCTAGTTGGATGGGTGGCGGTGAAGTCGCAGCTGGGGAGGAAATTCTCAATCGCGCCAGCATCTTTACTTTCCCTTATCCCGATACGGCTGCCCACGTATTTAATTTAATGTGGCGCTATAGCTACAACTTGCGGGGAATTTACGAAACTCCCGTATTACCAACGGACTGCGGCGAACAAAAATGCGATCGAGTTTTGGCAGAAACTATCATTAGAACAGTCCGCCAAACCGGTCGAACACTCCTCACCGAATACGAATCCAAGCAACTGCTAAGTGCTTATGGCATTCCCACCGTAGACACCCGCATCGCCACCAGCGCAGATGAAGCAGTCGAATTAGCAGAAAAAATCGGTTACCCAGTCGTTCTCAAACTATATTCCGAAACTATCACCCATAAAACCGATGTAGGTGGCGTGCGACTACTATTAAAAGATGCCAACACCGTAAGAGGTGCTTACAACGGAATCAAAACTTCCGTCACCGAAAAAGCTGGTGCCCAACATTTCTTAGGTGTTACAGTTCAGCCGATGTTGAAGCTGGAAGGCTACGAACTGATTTTAGGTAGCAGTGTTGACCCCCAATTTGGCCCCGTGTTGCTATTTGGAACTGGCGGACAACTTGTGGAAGTGTTCAAAGACCGCGCCTTAGCCATTCCACCCCTCAACAGCACTTTAGCACGGCGGATGATGGAACAAACCAAAATCTACACGGCGCTAAAAGGTGTAAGAGGACGAGATCCTGTTGATATCGCTGCTTTAGAACAGTTGTTAGTGCAATTCAGCTTGCTAGTGGTG harbors:
- a CDS encoding bifunctional acetate--CoA ligase family protein/GNAT family N-acetyltransferase, encoding MQTSIRPTTDPAHDVLRYEHQPLDAIFAPKNVAVIGATEKTGSVGRTILWNLISSPFGGTVFPINPKRPSVLGIKAYPNIAAVQEQVDLAVVVTPAPTVPGVISECVDAGVKGAIIISAGFKEVGAAGVELEKQVLEQARRGRMRIIGPNCLGVMNPVSGLNATFASAMARPGNVGFISQSGALCTAILDWSFRENVGFSAFVSIGSMLDVGWGDLIYYLGDDPHTQSIVIYMESIGDASSFLSAAREVALTKPIIVIKVGQTEAAAKAAASHTGALTGSDEVLNAAFRRSGVLRVNSIDDLFNMAEVLAKQPRPKGKRLTILTNAGGPGVLATDALITGDGKLTPLSAETEEKLKQVLPAAASTHNPIDILGDAEPERYAKALEIAIKDPNSDGMLVVLTPQAMSDPTKTAEQVVQTLKQTAIPGKPVLASWMGGGEVAAGEEILNRASIFTFPYPDTAAHVFNLMWRYSYNLRGIYETPVLPTDCGEQKCDRVLAETIIRTVRQTGRTLLTEYESKQLLSAYGIPTVDTRIATSADEAVELAEKIGYPVVLKLYSETITHKTDVGGVRLLLKDANTVRGAYNGIKTSVTEKAGAQHFLGVTVQPMLKLEGYELILGSSVDPQFGPVLLFGTGGQLVEVFKDRALAIPPLNSTLARRMMEQTKIYTALKGVRGRDPVDIAALEQLLVQFSLLVVEQPWIKEIDINPLLASPQRLITLDARVVLHDLDIPEDKLPKPAIRPYPTQYISSWAMEDGTPVTIRPIRPEDEPLMQKFHQLLSEESVYLRYAHLVKLSHRVAHERLSRICFIDYDREMALISEYADPQTGEPTIIGVGRLSKLHGTDEAEFSMLVADSFQRRGLGTELLRRLLQIGRDEKLDRITADILTDNMAMQRICEKLHFRIDRILGESMVKATFDF